A portion of the Saimiri boliviensis isolate mSaiBol1 chromosome 1, mSaiBol1.pri, whole genome shotgun sequence genome contains these proteins:
- the LOC120364962 gene encoding histone H3.Y, whose amino-acid sequence MARTKQTARKATTVQAPRKPVATKAPGKKWPPTGGIKKPHRYRPGTLALREIRKYQKSTELLLHKLPFQRLVRDIAQLISLDLRFQSAAIGALQEASEAYLVRLFEDTNLCAIHARRVTIMPRDMQLALRLHREGR is encoded by the coding sequence ATGGCGCGCACCAAGCAGACCGCCCGCAAAGCCACCACTGTGCAGGCCCCCAGGAAGCCCGTGGCCACCAAAGCCCCAGGCAAGAAGTGGCCGCCTACAGGAGGGATCAAGAAGCCTCACCGCTACCGGCCTGGCACCCTGGCGCTGCGCGAAATCAGAAAGTACCAGAAGTCCACGGAGCTGCTCCTGCACAAGCTGCCCTTCCAGCGCCTGGTGCGCGACATCGCCCAGCTCATCAGCCTGGACCTGCGCTTCCAGAGCGCGGCCATTGGCGCCCTGCAGGAGGCCAGCGAGGCCTACCTGGTCCGCCTCTTTGAAGACACCAACCTGTGTGCCATCCATGCCAGGCGTGTCACCATTATGCCCAGAGACATGCAGCTGGCCCTTCGCCTCCACAGAGAAGGTCGTTAG